Genomic DNA from Mycolicibacterium helvum:
ATTGTAGTGCTGGCTGGGGTTCTGGACGTCTGGGTGCACGACGTGCACTACGTGATGCAGCCCGGCGACGCGTTGACCTTCAATTGCCGAACGCCCCACGCGTGGCGCAACACCGGCGACGATGAGACTCGTGCCCTGTGGATCATCACCCCCGCTGGGTATTAACCAATAATTGCTTTTTCGTATAACGCATGTCACGCTGAGTCTGGAGATGAGGAGCGTCACATGTGTGCAATGCACGACATCGCCGCCACGCCGGCACGACGGCACCGTCGGAGCTTCAGGTCCACTCGCTCGCCCTAGCGTCTAGTGGCGGGGGCATTGATTGGTGAGACCACCCGGCAAGCGTCGAAGAGTGCTCGATTTTACGGAGTTGGCGGCAGCGACGTGCCCTTCTCCGGGGCGCCCTCGGCGGCAGACCCGCTCTTTGCCCGGCTCCTTCGTGCACGCGGACTGACTGATCTATCGCCACATCCGACCCGACTTGCGCTCGACCCCGCGGTCAGTCCGCCGCAACAGGCCGGCCGCTTCTGCTATCCGATCAACGGCCGGAGTCCGCTGGACTTATTCCGGCGCAACGGTCCACCTCGAACGGCGTCGCGAGGCCCCTTTCGTCGCTGCCAATACAAGTTTCTTGCACGTCCGAAAAGCCCACTGATCGTGGGCGATTGACAGTCACCCTATGGAAGGAAGCACACATGCAGCCCGAAGCGACGGCCACGAGTACCTGGCGCAGCGGAATCGAAGGACGATCCATCGAATGGATCCCCCCTGACGAGCGACACGGCAAAGTCCGCCAGCAGGGGCCCTTCTGGTTCCTCTGCAACTTCCACCCCCTCACCGTCGCGCTCGGCTTGGTCGGCCCCACCCTCGGCCTCAGCCTTCTTTGGACCATCGTCGCCGTGATCGCGGGCGTGCTCTTCGGCACCGTGTTCCTGGCCCTGCACGGATCGCAGGGGCCCAATCTTGGTCTGCCGCAGATGATCCAGTCGCGCGCGCAGTTGGGATATCGCGGCGTGGTCGTCATCCTGTTCGCTGCAGTGTTCACGTTCCTGGGTTACAACGTCGTCGATACCGTGATGATCGACGCCGGCTTCCACAACCTGTTCGGGTGGAACTCCACGATCACCGGTCTGGGTGTCGGGGTCGGGGCTATCGTGCTGGCCGTGTGGGGGCATGACTGGCTGCATCGCGCCTTCACGGTGATGTTCTGGGTGTCGCTGCCGCTGTGGCTAATCTTGACCTTCGGGGCGCTGTTCGGCGGCTCCGGCGGTGCACCGGTCGCCGACCTAGGATTCCGCACAAGCGCATTCGTGGTGATGTTCACCATCGGCGCCACCTACAACATCACCTATGCGCCGATCGTCTCCGACTACACCAGATACTTGCCCGTCAACGTGTCATCGCGGGCCCTGATCATGACGGTCTACTGGGGTGCGGCCATCGCAGCGATCTGGATGATGGCGCTCGGAGCGTGGCTCGGTGCGCGCTTCGGCGTTGCCGACACATTCGTCGGCATCCACGATGCCACCAACGCCGTCATGCCGTGGGCCGGCACAGTTCTCGTCGTGATCAGTGGGTTGGCGCTGGTATCCACCATGGGCCTCAACACTTACAGCGCCACCCTGACGGTGCTGACTGCCATCGACTGCTTTGTTCCGAGATTCAGCACGCCCCTCCGGCGGGCGATCACCGCGGTGGTCCTCGGTGCCGTGTCGACTGCAATCGGGGTCTGGGTGGTGCATGACATCTCCGCTGCGATCAGCAACGCTCTACTTATCATGTTGTATCTCCTCGCCCCCTGGACGGCGATCAACCTCGTCGACTACTTCATCGTGCGCCGAGGCCACTACGACGTGGCCGAAATCCTCAACCCCGGTGGGGTTTACGGCAATTGGGCATGGCGCGGCTTGACCGCCTACGGCCTGGGTGTGGCAGCCGAAATCCCGTTCATCACGCTCACCTTCTACCATGGACCAATTGCACGCGCGCTCGGCGGAATCGACATCGCCTTCGCCGTTTCACTGGTAGTGGCCGGAATCGCGTTCTACATTCTCAGCCGGCGGTTCACGGCGGCTTGCACCGAGACCACGCCGATATCTTTGCGCGCCCGTCCCCGCCCTCACACAGCGCCGGGCGCGACCGCGAAGGAGAACACACCTTGAGCCACAACGTCTCTGACCATACGCACCTGGGCCTCGCGTTTACGCCGTGCCAGTTGGCCACGTTGGCACTGCCCAACCGACTCGTTGTGGCACCCATGTCACGGGTGAGTACACGCGGCGACGGCCTACCCACCCGGCAGATGGCTGAGTACTACCGGCGATTTATCGAAGGTCGCTTCGGATTAGTCATCACCGAAGGCATCTATCCCCTCGGGCCCGCAGCCCAGGGGTACACCAACCAACCCGGCTTGACATCGATCGAACACGTCAACGGCTGGCGACAAGTGACCGACGCCATCCATGAGTCCGGCGGCCACATCATCGCTCAACTGATGCACGCCGGCGCGCTGTCCCAACACTTTGTCGAATCCACCCTGGCACCCAGCGTCATCGTCCCTAGAGGAAGGAAGATGCCAGAGTACGGCGGCGAGGGTCGCTATCCCGTTCCCGGCGCCGCCACCGCCGACGAGATCGCCGACATCATCGACGGATTCGCCGCCTCGGCATCTCTGGCAGAGCAGGCCGGGTTCGACGGCCTCGAGATTCACGCCGCGAACGGCTACCTACTCGACCAATTCATCACCGACTACACCAACACCCGCACCGACCATTACGGCGGATCCGCCCGCGCTCGCGCCCGCTTAACCGCCGAGGTCACCGCGGCGGTGGTTGCAAGCGTCGGGGGCCGGCTTCCGGTAGGCGTGCGTCTGTCCCAGGCCAAAGTCAACGACGCCGGGCATCGCTGGCTGGACGGAAGCGAAGCGCAGGAAATCTTCACCACGATCGCAACGTCATCACCGGCCTACCTACATCTAGCGGGAGAGGGACGCCCCTGGACGCAAAGCGGCAAGACCGCCGACGGAACCGCCCTAGGAGCACTGGCTCGCCACACAACAGGACTGCCCGTCATCGCCAACGGCGGACTTCACACCGCAGCGCTCATCAACCAGGTGTTGGACGAAGGCGAGGCCGACCTGATCAGTCTCGGCCGCCCCGCACTCGCCGACCCAAGCTGGCCGAACACCATTGCAGACGGCCGAACACCGGAACCATTCGACGCCGCGCTGATCACCCCGTCTGCCTCGCTGGACAACAGCGAGGACGCCCGCAGTCGGCGCGCGGTGCAACGATGACCAACGACGCGCCCAACCCAGACAACGACATGACGAACGGGCTCCGCCGATGGCGGCGCCCTGCTGACGCGTCTTGGCGGCATGGCGCAGCAGCGCTGCTCACCTTGACCTTCGACCTCGACGCCGAGAGCGCCGTCCTCGCGCGATCGGACACCGCAGCCAAGGACCTGTCGACGATGTCGCACCAGGCATACGGACCGCAGACCGCGCTGCCCCGCATCCTGCGGCTACTCAAAGACGTTGCCGTCGAAGCGACGTTCTTCGTGCCGGGGGAAAGCGCCCGCCGCTGGCCGCGAGCCGTCGAGTCAATCATGGACGGCGGCCACGAGATCGCGCTTCACAGCGACCAACACCGGCCACTTACCGGAATGTCCCCCACCGAACAGGCAGACGACCTGCACGCCAACATCGAGGCACTTACCGGCCTGGGTGCCCGCCCGGTCGGCTACCGCGCACCGAACTGGCAGCTCACCGAGGACACCTTGGCACTGCTCATCGAGGCTGGCCTGCTCTACGACTCGAGCCTCATGGACGACGACCACCCCTACCTCATCGAGCATCCTACGGGCCGCATCGCAGAGCTGCCCGTGCACTGGAGCCTCGACGACTGGGAGCAATATGCCTTCCTGCCGGAGCCGGATATCGGGAGTGTCATCAACCCGCCAGCGACGGTACGCGAGTTATGGACCGGCGAACTCGACGCAATGCGCGCTACCAACAGCCTGTGCAACATCTGTGCCCACCCCTTCCTAAGTGGCCGCCCTTCACGATTGAAGGTCATCGCCGACCTCATCGCCTTCGCGCGCGACTGCGGCGACGTTGAAATCATCCGATGCGACCACCTTGCATCTCGGGTGCACCCAACGGCAGGGAACGCCACACGAACACCGGCGACATGAAGTAGCGACGAAACCCCCACCGGCCGGGCGTATCCTGACCAGCGCTGTCCCTTCGGCCGCACCGCGAGCAGGCGGTCTTGCTCACGTGGCGCCGAAAGTCGTCGAGCAAGGCGCCGACGCCACACAGCTTGAGTACGACGATGCCACCTGACCCCGACACGCCAACAAAGCAACACGAACGGACGACGTAAATGTCGCTGCTGCACTCAGCACTGCCACGCGTATTGCCCTATCAGTACTGCCGATCGTGGCTCCTGGTCGCAGCGTCACAACCGCACAAATTTGGCGACGCTTTCCAGTCACCAGCCGACGCGGTGGTCCTCGACCTCGAAGACGGCGTCACCGATGCTGCGAGAGCCGACGCTCGCACCGCGGTAGCAGCGTTATTGCGTGCGGGCCATAAGGTATGGGTGCGCATCAACCCGGCCACCACCGAGGACTGGGACGCGGATTTAGCGGTGCTCCGCGACGTACCTGCACTGCGCGGAATCATGCTAGCGAAGGCAGAATTCGCCGACCACGTTGACAGAACCGCCGAAGCGGTCCCCGGAGTACCCATCATCGCGCTTGTCGAGACCGCACTCGGAATCGAGAACGCCTTCGAGGTCGCCTGCGCGAAGGCGACCGCCCGAATTGCTTTTGGCTCGGGGGACTTCCGACGAGATACTGCGGCAGCAGACACGCCCGCCGCACTGAGCTATGCGCGGGCGCGCCTCGTCGTGGCGAGCCGAGCGGCTTGCATCGCCGGGCCGATCGACGGCCCTTCCCTGGCGAGGGAATCGGAGTTGTCTGCGGCATTATCGGTCACGAAAACGATGGGCATGACCGGAAAACTCACCCTGGCCGCCTGGCAGCTCGATAAGATCAACTCTGCCCTCAGTCCCAAAGTTGAGGAGGTGGCTTGGGCCGCCGATACGGTGCAGCGTCTGGGACCACGCGGTGAGAACATCGTCGATGGGTATGAAACGCCGAACTTGGCCCGCGCGAAACACATTCTCTGTTTGTCGGAGGTTTACTCCCCACTGTGGGAAACGTCTGGCCAAGCGCGACGACCTGCGTCAGCGCAGCCCAAGAGCACCGGCAGCGGTCTTTAGATGCCAGACCAGGGTCGCTCAGCTGGTTTCCCTGTTGGCGTTGACGCATGGGAATGGCGGTTGGACGCGGGCTGCCGAGACGAGGATCCATCCCTATTTTATTTTTTCACCCCGACGGAGAACGAAGGAAAGCGCGCCAGCAGCGTCAGCAGGCAGCCCAAAAGATCTGCGCTAGATGCCGCGTCATCGTCGAATGCCAGACCCATGCCGTGGCGTTCAACGAGGTGTTCGGCATTTGGGGTGGCATGTCTAAGCATTTGGGGTGGCATGTCTAAGGGAGACCGTATGCCGCTTCTACCCGGCCGGCTCGTCGCAATTCGAACCTATCGCACGCCGCAGACACACGGCGGCGTCCCCTACCCGTCCCCGGCCGTGGGGATGGCTGCGCGGTAATCATCTGTCATCGCCCGGCTCAACCCGTGCTCTGGGGTGTCTGTGCCAGCGGCGCGCGACATAGCGGTAGTTCACTCCCTCGCCGGCTGGCTGGGGAGTAGGCGTAGCCGGGCAGCGAGGGGGATCACCACGTCGAACCCCAGTCCAGGAACACCGTAAAGGTGCGGGTCGGTCAAAAGCGGTGCGAAACCTAGATATTTGGCGAAGGTACTGGGCCAGCCGTGGGTCAGGACCAGGGGGATGCCGTGGCCGCTGCTGGCCTTCTGGTGCACGAAGTGGATGGTGTCTCCATCGATGTCGGCGAGGAAGTGGTCAAATCCGTTCAGCCAACTCGCCTGGGTGGAGCAGTCGTACTCGTCGCGCCAATACCGCAGCAGGCCGGCCAGATAATCACGGTCGGTGCCCTGCTGCCACGGCAGGCCGGGGCTCGGCTCGAGTAAGCGGGTGCACGCCAAACGTGCGTGCAGATCTGTTAGGACCGCGTCGTCGACGCGCGGAGTGAAGGACGCGACGTCGATCGTCCTGCGAAGTGGTGTCACCGGGTCCTCGTCGTGTAAGTGGAGTGCGGGACGTGCTCACTGGCCGTGCCACGGCAGAACAAGGAAATCATCGATATAGCCGACGAGGACGTCAGGCGCGTTCCCCCTGCGAGCGGCGACAGGTGAAACTCCGCATTCTCGGAACGCCAATTCGACGGACCCTGTGTCCCCGACGCCGATTATTCATTGGTAGTGCAGGACTGCGCACCCCCGGCCCTAAGGCAGAGCCCACTTCCGGGTCACCGCTTCAGGTATTGATAGGCCGGAAACCGCTGCCTCGATAAGGGTGTGCGCGGGCATTTCTGCCGGGATCTGACGTGTCCCGCGACTGATCGGACCGGTGGCGGAGCCCGTTATCAGGCAGTCTAAATGGGTGTGCGCCAACGATACTCGCGCGTCGTGCAGCCAACTAGCGCGTCCACGCTGGTCTACGAGGAACGTCATGGCAGCCTCGTAATCCGGGTCCGGCGTCTGGTCGGCCGGCGGCGGCATACGCTGAACCT
This window encodes:
- a CDS encoding purine-cytosine permease family protein; this encodes MQPEATATSTWRSGIEGRSIEWIPPDERHGKVRQQGPFWFLCNFHPLTVALGLVGPTLGLSLLWTIVAVIAGVLFGTVFLALHGSQGPNLGLPQMIQSRAQLGYRGVVVILFAAVFTFLGYNVVDTVMIDAGFHNLFGWNSTITGLGVGVGAIVLAVWGHDWLHRAFTVMFWVSLPLWLILTFGALFGGSGGAPVADLGFRTSAFVVMFTIGATYNITYAPIVSDYTRYLPVNVSSRALIMTVYWGAAIAAIWMMALGAWLGARFGVADTFVGIHDATNAVMPWAGTVLVVISGLALVSTMGLNTYSATLTVLTAIDCFVPRFSTPLRRAITAVVLGAVSTAIGVWVVHDISAAISNALLIMLYLLAPWTAINLVDYFIVRRGHYDVAEILNPGGVYGNWAWRGLTAYGLGVAAEIPFITLTFYHGPIARALGGIDIAFAVSLVVAGIAFYILSRRFTAACTETTPISLRARPRPHTAPGATAKENTP
- a CDS encoding NADH:flavin oxidoreductase, yielding MALPNRLVVAPMSRVSTRGDGLPTRQMAEYYRRFIEGRFGLVITEGIYPLGPAAQGYTNQPGLTSIEHVNGWRQVTDAIHESGGHIIAQLMHAGALSQHFVESTLAPSVIVPRGRKMPEYGGEGRYPVPGAATADEIADIIDGFAASASLAEQAGFDGLEIHAANGYLLDQFITDYTNTRTDHYGGSARARARLTAEVTAAVVASVGGRLPVGVRLSQAKVNDAGHRWLDGSEAQEIFTTIATSSPAYLHLAGEGRPWTQSGKTADGTALGALARHTTGLPVIANGGLHTAALINQVLDEGEADLISLGRPALADPSWPNTIADGRTPEPFDAALITPSASLDNSEDARSRRAVQR
- a CDS encoding polysaccharide deacetylase family protein produces the protein MTNDAPNPDNDMTNGLRRWRRPADASWRHGAAALLTLTFDLDAESAVLARSDTAAKDLSTMSHQAYGPQTALPRILRLLKDVAVEATFFVPGESARRWPRAVESIMDGGHEIALHSDQHRPLTGMSPTEQADDLHANIEALTGLGARPVGYRAPNWQLTEDTLALLIEAGLLYDSSLMDDDHPYLIEHPTGRIAELPVHWSLDDWEQYAFLPEPDIGSVINPPATVRELWTGELDAMRATNSLCNICAHPFLSGRPSRLKVIADLIAFARDCGDVEIIRCDHLASRVHPTAGNATRTPAT
- a CDS encoding HpcH/HpaI aldolase/citrate lyase family protein, producing MSLLHSALPRVLPYQYCRSWLLVAASQPHKFGDAFQSPADAVVLDLEDGVTDAARADARTAVAALLRAGHKVWVRINPATTEDWDADLAVLRDVPALRGIMLAKAEFADHVDRTAEAVPGVPIIALVETALGIENAFEVACAKATARIAFGSGDFRRDTAAADTPAALSYARARLVVASRAACIAGPIDGPSLARESELSAALSVTKTMGMTGKLTLAAWQLDKINSALSPKVEEVAWAADTVQRLGPRGENIVDGYETPNLARAKHILCLSEVYSPLWETSGQARRPASAQPKSTGSGL
- a CDS encoding WhiB family transcriptional regulator; its protein translation is MAVGRGLPRRGSIPILFFHPDGERRKARQQRQQAAQKICARCRVIVECQTHAVAFNEVFGIWGGMSKHLGWHV
- a CDS encoding epoxide hydrolase N-terminal domain-containing protein — encoded protein: MTPLRRTIDVASFTPRVDDAVLTDLHARLACTRLLEPSPGLPWQQGTDRDYLAGLLRYWRDEYDCSTQASWLNGFDHFLADIDGDTIHFVHQKASSGHGIPLVLTHGWPSTFAKYLGFAPLLTDPHLYGVPGLGFDVVIPLAARLRLLPSQPARE